Proteins co-encoded in one Methylobacterium sp. WL1 genomic window:
- a CDS encoding D-amino acid dehydrogenase has translation MRVLVLGSGVVGVSSAYYLAQAGHEVTVIDRQPASGLETSFANAGQVSPGYSAPWAAPGIPVKAMKWLMMRHRPLVLWPSVEPRLYGWLARMLANCTEEAYARNKGRMVRLAEYSRDVLRDLRDETGIAYDHREQGTLQLFRTRKQLDHVGDDTKVLDAYGVAYQVLDPAGCVAAEPALDRVKDKIAGGLRLTGDETGDAHLFTQRLAAICEGLGVTFRYTMTVTGLQASGGRVTGVACGSEVLRADAYVAAMGSFTPALLQPLGLNLPIYPVKGYSLTLPVTDPEAAPVSTVMDETFKVGLTRLGDRIRVGGTAELAGFSQALRPPRRATLERCVHDLFPAGGDLSRATFWTGLRPMTPDGTPIVGATRYDNLYTNTGHGTLGWTMACGSGRLLADLMSARAPDIAHEDLAVGRYAA, from the coding sequence ATGCGGGTCTTGGTTCTGGGAAGTGGCGTGGTCGGCGTGTCCTCTGCCTATTATCTGGCGCAGGCCGGCCATGAGGTCACGGTGATCGACCGGCAGCCCGCCTCCGGCCTGGAGACCAGCTTCGCCAATGCCGGCCAGGTCTCCCCCGGATATTCCGCCCCCTGGGCCGCGCCGGGTATCCCGGTCAAGGCGATGAAGTGGCTGATGATGCGCCACCGCCCCCTGGTCCTGTGGCCGTCCGTCGAGCCCCGTCTCTACGGTTGGCTCGCCCGCATGCTGGCGAACTGCACGGAGGAGGCCTACGCCCGCAACAAGGGCCGGATGGTGCGGCTCGCGGAATACAGCCGCGACGTCCTGCGCGACCTGCGCGACGAGACCGGCATCGCCTACGACCACCGCGAACAGGGCACGCTGCAGCTGTTCCGCACGCGCAAGCAGCTCGACCACGTGGGCGACGACACGAAGGTTCTGGACGCCTACGGCGTGGCCTATCAGGTCCTGGACCCGGCGGGCTGCGTCGCCGCCGAGCCGGCGCTGGACCGCGTGAAGGACAAGATCGCGGGCGGCCTGCGTCTCACCGGTGACGAGACCGGGGATGCCCACCTGTTCACCCAGAGGCTCGCCGCCATCTGCGAGGGGCTCGGCGTGACGTTCCGCTACACCATGACCGTGACGGGGCTCCAGGCCTCGGGCGGTCGCGTGACCGGCGTCGCCTGCGGGTCCGAGGTGCTGCGCGCCGACGCCTACGTGGCGGCGATGGGCAGCTTCACCCCGGCGCTCCTGCAGCCGCTCGGGCTGAACCTGCCGATCTACCCGGTCAAGGGCTACTCCCTGACCCTGCCCGTCACGGATCCGGAGGCGGCTCCGGTCTCCACCGTGATGGACGAGACGTTCAAGGTCGGCTTGACCCGGCTCGGCGACCGCATACGGGTCGGCGGCACCGCCGAGCTCGCCGGCTTCAGCCAGGCCCTGCGCCCGCCCCGCCGCGCGACCCTGGAGCGATGCGTCCACGACCTGTTTCCGGCCGGGGGCGACCTCAGCCGGGCGACGTTCTGGACGGGCCTGCGCCCGATGACGCCGGACGGGACGCCCATCGTCGGGGCGACGCGGTATGACAACCTGTATACGAATACCGGCCACGGCACCCTTGGCTGGACCATGGCCTGCGGGTCAGGCCGGCTCCTTGCGGACCTGATGTCCGCCCGGGCGCCCGACATCGCCCACGAAGACCTCGCCGTCGGCCGTTACGCGGCCTGA
- a CDS encoding LysR family transcriptional regulator, whose amino-acid sequence MNDRALRYFLAVVRTGSVRGAAEALNVAASAVSRHISEMEAECGENLLERLPRGVVPTEAGRLVAQHAQRQADEAALLEDNLKRLRGVQRGTIRLTCGAGFLVDLLDNGLANFVTAYPGISFQVSLGTTDSVLSAVAQGDTDIGLAYNPPAHPDVRGVVSARHPRLAVLPNDHPLAGSSTPVGLRTFASEPVVLLPSDHGVRQLLGRVEADGGFRLVARLETASFELHRRFVTAGLGVAFLPRFAVAAELQTGAVSVIPLLDPVLSEASAHLVVRSGRRLPEAMGRLLGWLTEHLVAFQPQR is encoded by the coding sequence ATGAACGATCGAGCGCTGCGATACTTCCTGGCCGTCGTCCGGACCGGCTCCGTCCGAGGCGCCGCGGAGGCGCTCAACGTCGCGGCCTCCGCGGTCAGCCGCCACATCAGCGAGATGGAGGCCGAGTGCGGCGAGAACCTTCTGGAGCGGCTGCCGCGCGGCGTCGTGCCGACGGAGGCCGGGCGCCTCGTCGCCCAGCACGCGCAGCGCCAGGCCGACGAGGCTGCCCTTCTCGAGGACAACCTCAAACGGCTGCGCGGCGTCCAGCGGGGGACGATCCGGCTGACCTGCGGCGCGGGCTTCCTGGTCGACCTGCTCGATAACGGCCTGGCCAACTTCGTCACGGCCTACCCCGGAATCTCGTTTCAGGTCTCCCTTGGGACAACGGACAGTGTGCTGTCGGCGGTCGCACAGGGCGATACGGATATTGGTCTCGCCTACAACCCGCCCGCCCATCCGGACGTGCGCGGCGTCGTATCGGCGCGGCACCCGCGGCTGGCCGTCCTGCCGAACGACCATCCCCTCGCCGGTTCCTCGACCCCCGTGGGCCTGCGCACCTTCGCCTCCGAGCCGGTCGTCCTGCTTCCCTCCGATCATGGCGTGCGCCAGTTGCTGGGACGCGTCGAGGCCGATGGCGGTTTCCGGCTCGTCGCACGCCTTGAGACAGCGTCGTTCGAGTTGCACAGGCGCTTCGTGACGGCGGGGTTGGGCGTCGCGTTCCTGCCGCGTTTCGCCGTCGCGGCCGAGCTGCAGACCGGCGCCGTCTCCGTGATCCCCCTGCTCGACCCGGTCCTGTCCGAGGCGAGCGCACACCTCGTCGTGCGCTCGGGACGGCGGCTGCCGGAAGCGATGGGCCGGCTGCTGGGCTGGCTCACCGAACACCTGGTCGCCTTCCAGCCGCAACGCTGA
- a CDS encoding Lrp/AsnC family transcriptional regulator yields MPQDEIDTAILHALRADARMPNAALAKRVGLSASACLRRLRMLERDGTIRGYTVLLDASAASGLVVMTQIELERQTEDYLNRFEAAVRRCPDIQDCYLMTGSSDYLLKIRVADAGEYERLHRSVLSKLPGVSRIQSSFTIRSVVGR; encoded by the coding sequence ATGCCACAGGATGAAATTGACACCGCCATCCTCCACGCCCTGCGCGCGGATGCCCGGATGCCCAACGCGGCCCTGGCCAAGCGCGTCGGCCTGTCCGCTTCCGCCTGCCTGCGCAGGCTGCGGATGCTGGAGCGGGACGGGACGATCCGAGGCTACACCGTGCTGCTCGACGCGTCGGCGGCATCGGGCCTCGTGGTGATGACCCAGATCGAGCTGGAGCGGCAGACGGAGGATTACTTGAACCGATTCGAGGCCGCCGTCCGCCGCTGCCCGGACATCCAGGACTGCTACCTCATGACGGGCAGCTCGGATTACCTGCTGAAAATCCGGGTGGCCGATGCCGGGGAGTACGAGCGGCTTCACCGATCCGTGCTGTCGAAGCTGCCCGGCGTATCCCGGATCCAATCCAGCTTCACGATCCGGAGCGTCGTCGGCCGCTGA
- a CDS encoding M20 aminoacylase family protein: protein MSIDADILGRMVAWRRDLHAHPELAFAEVRTGDLVARELAACGFEIHRGLGRTGVVGTLRRGEGPIVGLRADMDALPIHEATGLPHASRNPGVMHACGHDGHVAMLLGAASQLARAENLRGTVRVIFQPAEECEGGGRAMVEDGLFRMFPCDTVWGLHNWPGLPLGAFATCPGPIMASLDTFEIRVRGSGTHAAMPERGIDTLVIASETVLALQTIVSRRIAPLDPAVVSITQVHGGDAWNVIPDLATIRGTVRCLSESVRGTVAALITEIATGTARTHGGAAEVDYHTGYPSTVNASDAVPLALAAAARVPAIPSRHGNVAPSMASEDFAYMLQACPGAYVWLGTDGAEPGRPLHNPGYDFNDDALPIGAAYWVALATGMLEAART, encoded by the coding sequence ATGAGCATAGACGCGGACATCCTCGGTCGCATGGTCGCCTGGCGGCGCGACCTGCACGCCCACCCGGAGCTCGCCTTTGCGGAGGTCCGAACCGGGGACCTCGTCGCGCGCGAGCTCGCCGCCTGCGGCTTCGAAATCCATCGCGGCCTGGGCCGGACGGGCGTCGTCGGGACGCTGCGCCGGGGAGAGGGCCCGATCGTCGGCCTGCGCGCCGACATGGACGCGCTGCCCATCCACGAGGCGACCGGTCTGCCCCACGCCTCCAGGAACCCGGGGGTGATGCATGCCTGCGGGCATGACGGGCATGTCGCGATGCTGCTCGGCGCAGCCAGCCAGCTCGCCCGCGCCGAGAACCTGCGCGGTACGGTCCGGGTCATCTTCCAGCCGGCCGAGGAATGCGAGGGCGGCGGCCGGGCGATGGTCGAGGACGGCCTGTTCAGGATGTTCCCCTGCGACACGGTCTGGGGCCTGCACAACTGGCCGGGATTGCCACTCGGAGCCTTCGCCACCTGCCCGGGCCCGATCATGGCCTCCCTCGACACGTTCGAGATACGCGTCAGGGGCTCGGGGACGCACGCCGCCATGCCGGAGCGGGGCATCGACACGCTGGTGATCGCCTCCGAGACGGTTCTGGCCCTGCAGACGATCGTCAGCCGCCGGATCGCCCCGCTCGATCCCGCGGTGGTGAGCATCACCCAGGTCCACGGCGGCGACGCCTGGAACGTGATCCCGGACCTCGCCACGATCCGGGGGACCGTCCGCTGCCTGTCCGAGAGCGTGCGCGGGACGGTGGCGGCTCTCATCACGGAGATCGCCACGGGCACCGCCCGCACGCATGGCGGCGCCGCCGAGGTCGATTACCACACCGGATATCCCTCGACGGTCAACGCCTCGGACGCCGTCCCGCTCGCGCTCGCCGCGGCGGCCCGGGTCCCGGCGATACCGTCCCGGCATGGAAATGTCGCGCCGTCGATGGCCTCGGAGGACTTCGCCTACATGCTGCAGGCCTGCCCCGGCGCCTACGTCTGGCTCGGCACTGACGGCGCCGAGCCCGGCCGGCCGCTTCACAATCCCGGCTACGACTTCAACGACGACGCCCTGCCGATCGGGGCCGCCTATTGGGTGGCCCTGGCGACCGGCATGCTCGAAGCGGCCCGTACGTAA
- a CDS encoding aldehyde dehydrogenase family protein, translated as MSTSVHGDAAQRIRDLLSALSLGDRIGSLVSGEILMGTGETLDLVNPADGRVVASFADAGASVVDAAMAAARPAQRTWWGMTAAARGRAMWAVAALIRHNADALAELETLSAGKPIRDTRGEVGKVAEMFEYYAGWCDKLHGEVIPVPTSHLNYTRAEPFGTVVQITPWNAPIFTAGWQIAPALCAGNAVVLKPSELTPLTSLALGMLCDRAEGIPRGLVSVLAGAGPTTGAAAVAHADTRLVVFVGSAEAGAQIAAAAARNIVPSVLELGGKSANIVFADADLDRALVGAQAAIFGGAGQSCVAGSRLLVHRSVHADFVARLSYAAGRIPVGAPTDPTTQIGPINNRRQRDKIAAMVGQAVDAGARIAAGGACPANLRDTGGFYFGPTVIDGVTPDAAIARDEVFGPVLTVLPFETEDEAVAIANATPYGLAGAVWTNDVGRAHRVAAAVRAGTFWVNGYKTINVASPFGGFGRSGFGRSSGREALMAYTQTKSVWVETAAQPGVAFGYVG; from the coding sequence ATGTCGACCAGCGTGCACGGCGATGCGGCGCAGCGCATCCGGGACCTCCTGTCCGCCCTTTCCCTGGGCGACCGCATCGGCAGCCTGGTGTCCGGCGAGATCCTCATGGGAACGGGGGAAACCCTCGACCTCGTGAACCCGGCGGACGGCCGGGTGGTGGCGAGCTTTGCGGATGCCGGCGCGTCCGTCGTGGATGCCGCCATGGCGGCGGCCCGGCCCGCCCAGCGGACCTGGTGGGGCATGACGGCGGCGGCCCGCGGCCGGGCGATGTGGGCGGTGGCCGCCCTGATCCGGCACAACGCCGACGCGTTGGCCGAGCTGGAGACCCTGTCGGCCGGCAAGCCGATCCGCGACACGCGCGGCGAGGTCGGCAAGGTCGCGGAGATGTTCGAATATTACGCCGGCTGGTGCGACAAGCTGCACGGCGAGGTCATCCCGGTCCCGACCTCGCACCTGAACTACACCCGCGCCGAGCCGTTCGGCACCGTGGTGCAGATCACGCCGTGGAACGCCCCGATCTTCACCGCCGGCTGGCAGATCGCCCCGGCGCTGTGCGCCGGCAACGCGGTGGTGCTGAAGCCCTCCGAGCTGACGCCGCTGACCTCCCTGGCGCTCGGGATGCTGTGCGACCGGGCCGAGGGGATCCCGCGCGGCCTGGTCTCGGTGCTGGCGGGCGCGGGCCCGACCACCGGGGCGGCGGCCGTCGCCCATGCCGACACGCGGCTGGTGGTCTTCGTGGGCTCCGCCGAGGCCGGGGCGCAGATTGCGGCCGCGGCAGCGCGCAACATCGTGCCGAGCGTGCTCGAGCTCGGTGGCAAGTCGGCCAACATCGTGTTCGCCGATGCCGACCTCGATCGTGCCCTGGTGGGCGCGCAGGCGGCGATCTTCGGCGGCGCCGGGCAGAGCTGCGTGGCCGGCTCGCGCCTCCTCGTCCACCGGTCGGTGCACGCCGATTTCGTGGCGCGGCTGTCCTACGCCGCCGGCCGCATCCCGGTGGGCGCGCCCACCGACCCGACGACCCAGATCGGCCCGATCAACAACCGGCGGCAACGCGACAAGATCGCCGCGATGGTGGGCCAGGCCGTGGATGCCGGCGCCCGCATCGCCGCGGGCGGCGCCTGTCCGGCCAACCTGCGGGACACCGGCGGCTTCTACTTCGGTCCGACGGTGATCGACGGCGTGACGCCCGATGCGGCGATCGCCCGGGACGAGGTGTTCGGCCCGGTCCTGACCGTCCTGCCGTTCGAGACCGAGGACGAGGCGGTCGCGATCGCCAACGCCACGCCGTACGGCCTCGCCGGCGCGGTCTGGACGAACGATGTCGGCCGCGCCCACCGGGTCGCCGCCGCGGTCAGGGCCGGGACGTTCTGGGTCAACGGCTACAAGACGATCAACGTCGCCTCGCCCTTCGGCGGGTTCGGCCGCTCCGGCTTCGGCAGGTCCTCCGGGCGCGAGGCGCTGATGGCCTACACCCAGACCAAGAGCGTGTGGGTCGAGACCGCAGCCCAACCCGGCGTCGCCTTCGGCTACGTGGGCTGA
- the glyA gene encoding serine hydroxymethyltransferase produces MTYLHKGYFTEGLDADPELAASIRGELRRQQNGIELIASENIVSRLVLEAQGSALTNKTVEGFAFARYYGGAEFADAVEDLALRRAKKLFGARFANVQSHSGSNANGGVFLGLLKLGDTILSMNTAAGGHISHGHPATLTGRDYNIVRYGVNRDTELVDLDELRGLARQHKPKMIIAGGSAYARVLDFAGLRAIADEVGAYLVVDMAHFAGLVASGIYPDPLPHAHVVTSTTYKSLRGARGGLVLWNDEALSDKINYGIFPGVQGSVMLHIVAAKAACFGEALRPEFKGYNQAVLDNARMLAATLAEAGVRLVAGGTDCGLMLVDLVNQGITGDIAAKALEHAGLAVNKNQIPFDERPPEAPSGLRLSSNAGTARGFGGDEFRAIGTWIAQIVKAPSEEALVRAIHGQVTELCARFPIYP; encoded by the coding sequence ATGACATACCTCCACAAGGGCTACTTCACGGAGGGGCTCGACGCCGATCCCGAACTCGCGGCATCCATCCGCGGGGAGCTGCGACGCCAGCAGAACGGGATCGAGTTGATCGCGTCCGAGAACATCGTGTCCCGCCTCGTCCTCGAGGCGCAGGGCTCGGCCCTCACCAACAAGACCGTCGAGGGCTTCGCTTTCGCGCGGTATTACGGCGGCGCAGAATTCGCCGACGCTGTGGAAGATCTGGCCCTTCGGCGGGCCAAGAAACTCTTCGGCGCGCGCTTCGCGAACGTGCAGTCGCATTCCGGATCGAACGCGAATGGCGGCGTCTTCCTTGGTTTGCTGAAGCTTGGCGACACCATCCTGTCGATGAACACCGCCGCGGGCGGCCATATCAGCCACGGACATCCCGCCACTCTGACCGGGCGGGACTACAACATCGTCCGGTACGGCGTTAATCGCGACACCGAACTCGTCGATCTGGACGAGCTTCGCGGCCTCGCCCGCCAGCACAAGCCCAAGATGATCATCGCGGGCGGGTCTGCCTACGCCCGGGTCCTGGACTTCGCCGGACTGCGCGCGATCGCCGACGAGGTCGGCGCCTACCTGGTCGTCGACATGGCCCACTTCGCCGGGCTGGTGGCCTCGGGGATCTATCCCGATCCGTTGCCGCACGCGCATGTGGTGACCTCGACCACCTACAAGTCGCTCCGCGGTGCCCGCGGCGGCCTCGTGCTCTGGAACGACGAGGCGCTGAGCGACAAGATCAACTACGGCATCTTCCCGGGTGTGCAGGGCTCGGTGATGCTGCACATCGTGGCCGCCAAGGCGGCCTGCTTCGGCGAGGCCCTCCGGCCGGAATTCAAGGGCTACAACCAGGCGGTGCTCGACAACGCCCGGATGCTGGCCGCCACGCTGGCTGAGGCCGGCGTCCGCCTGGTCGCCGGCGGCACGGATTGCGGGCTGATGCTCGTCGATCTCGTCAACCAGGGCATCACCGGCGACATCGCCGCGAAGGCGCTGGAGCACGCGGGCCTGGCGGTGAACAAAAACCAGATCCCGTTCGACGAGCGCCCCCCGGAGGCGCCATCGGGTCTGCGCCTGTCCAGCAACGCCGGCACTGCGCGCGGCTTCGGGGGCGACGAGTTTCGCGCGATCGGCACCTGGATCGCGCAGATCGTCAAGGCCCCGTCCGAGGAGGCCCTCGTCCGCGCGATCCATGGGCAGGTCACGGAACTCTGCGCTCGCTTCCCGATCTACCCGTAA
- the alr gene encoding alanine racemase — MDAFDDGGRPHAGAILTVDLDAIAANYRILSGRLAGAECAAVLKADAYGLGAARVAPVLSAAGCRTFFVAHLDEGIALRRHVPRAAAVWILHGAPRGAEAECLEHGLVPVLNTPGQLARWAALARTRACRLPGLLQVDTGMSRFGLSPAEVAAVADRASEHDAVAWRLIMSHLACADAPDSDANPTQRSRFEDARRRLPPMRASLAASSGIFLGADYHYDVARPGAALFGVAPVAGRPNPLQPVIKLEARVLQVRDVPAGTAVGYGYTARTAVASRLATVAVGYADGFLRSASGRGAVWAGGVALPILGRVSMDSIVVDASALPPRALAEDDAVEIIGPHRSLDAVAADAGTIGYEVLTGLGDRFDRRYVHGADTAGPTRDPSVGPRR, encoded by the coding sequence GTGGACGCGTTCGACGATGGCGGGCGTCCGCACGCGGGGGCAATTCTGACGGTCGATCTCGACGCCATCGCGGCCAATTACCGGATCCTGTCAGGCCGCCTCGCCGGGGCGGAATGTGCCGCGGTGCTGAAGGCGGACGCGTATGGCCTGGGCGCCGCGCGCGTTGCCCCCGTCCTGTCCGCGGCCGGATGCCGAACCTTCTTCGTGGCCCATCTCGACGAAGGGATCGCCCTCCGGCGGCACGTTCCCCGGGCCGCCGCCGTGTGGATCCTGCACGGAGCCCCCCGCGGGGCCGAAGCCGAGTGCCTGGAGCACGGGCTGGTGCCGGTCCTCAATACGCCGGGCCAGCTCGCGCGCTGGGCCGCGCTGGCCCGGACGCGGGCATGCCGGTTGCCGGGGCTGTTGCAGGTCGATACCGGCATGAGCCGCTTCGGTCTGTCTCCCGCCGAAGTCGCGGCCGTCGCGGATCGGGCGAGCGAGCACGATGCCGTGGCGTGGCGGCTCATCATGAGCCACCTGGCCTGCGCGGACGCCCCCGACAGCGATGCGAACCCGACGCAACGGTCCCGCTTCGAGGATGCGCGGCGCCGGCTGCCGCCCATGCGCGCCAGCCTCGCCGCGTCCTCCGGCATCTTCCTGGGGGCGGATTACCATTACGATGTCGCGCGGCCGGGTGCGGCCCTGTTCGGGGTGGCGCCGGTTGCTGGGCGTCCCAACCCCCTGCAGCCGGTGATCAAGCTGGAGGCCCGCGTCCTGCAGGTGCGCGACGTGCCGGCCGGGACGGCGGTCGGATACGGCTACACCGCACGGACGGCGGTCGCGTCGCGCCTCGCGACCGTGGCGGTCGGCTATGCGGACGGATTCCTGAGGAGTGCCAGCGGTCGCGGCGCGGTCTGGGCGGGCGGCGTCGCGCTGCCCATCCTCGGCCGGGTATCGATGGACAGCATCGTGGTGGACGCCTCGGCTCTCCCGCCCCGGGCGCTGGCCGAGGACGACGCGGTTGAGATCATCGGCCCGCACCGCTCGCTGGACGCGGTCGCGGCCGATGCGGGTACCATCGGGTACGAGGTGCTGACCGGCCTGGGTGATCGGTTCGACCGCCGGTACGTCCACGGGGCGGACACCGCTGGTCCGACGCGAGATCCGAGCGTCGGGCCTCGACGGTAG
- a CDS encoding NAD(P)-dependent oxidoreductase — protein MNIETIGVVGLGNMGLGMAATLARKGFAVIGYDISDARRAAVEAAGVSFVPDLTDVLRRAHALVFSLPLARDVEAVVTAEGGLLSRTDRKVVVVDTSTSDPGTTRRLAARLAEAGHALLDAPVSGGPSGAAEGTLTMMVGGSEADYALAEPVLSAMSARAPHVGPSGAGNIVKLVNNLLVAAHLVTTGEAMRLSEAAGLSAEEAIKVVNTATGRSAISEVMFPRWILSNTFDSGFSAGLMRKDVRLAMALAAESGADLPLSAHVAQIWGTTRDAIPDAADFTRMADYRNSNGAN, from the coding sequence ATGAACATTGAGACGATAGGTGTGGTCGGGCTCGGCAATATGGGCCTCGGCATGGCGGCGACCTTGGCGCGCAAGGGCTTCGCGGTCATCGGCTACGACATCAGCGACGCCCGGCGCGCCGCCGTCGAGGCGGCCGGCGTCTCGTTCGTCCCGGACCTGACCGACGTCCTGCGTCGCGCGCATGCCCTGGTCTTCTCGCTTCCCCTGGCCCGCGATGTCGAGGCCGTGGTCACGGCGGAAGGCGGCCTGCTGTCCCGGACCGACCGGAAGGTCGTCGTCGTCGATACCTCCACCTCGGATCCCGGCACCACGCGGCGGCTGGCGGCGCGCCTCGCCGAGGCCGGCCATGCCCTGCTCGACGCGCCAGTGAGCGGAGGCCCCTCGGGGGCCGCCGAAGGCACGCTGACGATGATGGTCGGCGGCTCGGAGGCCGACTACGCCCTGGCCGAGCCGGTGCTCTCGGCGATGTCGGCCCGCGCCCCGCATGTCGGGCCGTCCGGCGCCGGCAACATCGTCAAGCTCGTGAACAACCTCCTGGTCGCCGCCCACCTCGTGACCACGGGCGAGGCGATGCGCCTGTCCGAGGCGGCCGGCCTGTCGGCCGAGGAGGCGATCAAGGTCGTCAACACCGCCACCGGGCGCAGCGCGATCAGCGAGGTGATGTTTCCTCGCTGGATCCTGTCGAACACCTTCGACAGCGGCTTTTCCGCGGGGCTGATGCGCAAGGACGTGCGCCTCGCCATGGCGCTGGCCGCCGAGAGCGGCGCCGACCTGCCGCTGTCCGCCCATGTCGCGCAGATCTGGGGGACCACCCGCGACGCCATCCCGGACGCCGCGGACTTCACCCGCATGGCCGATTACCGCAACTCGAACGGAGCCAACTGA
- a CDS encoding DUF3100 domain-containing protein: MAQEAIHRGPVPVEANPAERPSRVRLFLIALVIVVIAEAIGNINIPVGTGKIVLLPLLWALLLGGALGLASPRLPALLRLRSSTQSAAAAFLQPALLIFIAKLGLLVGGSLPRIFASGWSLVFQEFGHFFGTMVFGLPVALLLGIKREAIGATFSVGREPSLAIIGERYGMDSPEGRGVLAEYLTGTVFGAVFIAVLAGLIASLNIFNPLALAMGAGVGSGSMMAAASGAIAAQQTPEVAKDVATFAAASNLITTTIGTYFTLFLSLPFTIWAYGKLEPILGRNRPNTIREPSAVAVTPEQEETAIGLAEMLVAWLLIGAYGLIGNYLTYGVIPDAAVVGGMAIIIGVVILGWGLYVLSARKLPAVIWVSLIGMALTYPAMPYAAEIAAMTGKINFLALATPILTFAGLSIAKDIPAFRQLGWRIVVVSFMANAGTFLGATLIAQFWMHVPVT; encoded by the coding sequence ATGGCACAGGAAGCAATCCATCGAGGCCCGGTCCCAGTCGAGGCCAACCCGGCCGAAAGACCGAGCCGCGTCCGCCTGTTCCTGATCGCCCTGGTCATCGTCGTCATCGCCGAGGCCATCGGCAACATCAACATCCCCGTCGGGACCGGAAAGATCGTCCTGCTGCCCCTGCTGTGGGCCCTCCTGCTCGGCGGAGCCCTCGGTCTGGCGAGCCCCCGGCTCCCGGCCCTCCTGCGCCTGCGGTCCTCGACGCAGTCGGCCGCGGCCGCCTTCCTGCAGCCGGCCCTCCTCATCTTCATCGCAAAGCTCGGCCTGCTGGTCGGCGGCTCGCTGCCGAGGATCTTCGCGTCGGGATGGTCGCTCGTGTTCCAGGAGTTCGGCCACTTCTTCGGCACCATGGTGTTCGGCCTTCCGGTCGCCCTTCTCCTCGGCATCAAGCGGGAGGCCATCGGCGCCACCTTCTCGGTCGGCCGGGAGCCGAGCCTGGCCATCATCGGCGAGCGCTACGGGATGGATTCCCCCGAGGGGCGCGGCGTGCTCGCGGAATACCTCACCGGGACAGTGTTCGGGGCGGTCTTCATCGCCGTCCTGGCCGGCCTCATCGCCAGCCTGAACATCTTCAATCCCCTCGCGCTCGCCATGGGGGCCGGCGTCGGATCCGGCAGCATGATGGCCGCCGCGTCGGGGGCCATCGCGGCGCAGCAGACCCCCGAGGTGGCCAAGGATGTCGCCACCTTCGCGGCAGCGAGCAACCTGATCACCACGACCATCGGAACCTACTTCACGCTCTTCCTGTCGCTGCCCTTCACGATCTGGGCCTACGGCAAGCTCGAACCGATCCTCGGGCGCAACCGACCCAACACCATCCGGGAGCCTTCGGCCGTCGCCGTGACCCCGGAGCAAGAGGAAACCGCGATCGGATTGGCCGAGATGCTGGTGGCGTGGCTGCTGATCGGCGCCTACGGGCTCATCGGCAACTATCTGACCTACGGCGTGATCCCCGACGCCGCCGTCGTGGGCGGGATGGCGATCATCATTGGCGTCGTGATCCTCGGCTGGGGTCTCTACGTGCTCTCGGCGCGGAAGCTTCCCGCGGTGATCTGGGTCTCCCTGATCGGCATGGCGCTGACCTATCCGGCGATGCCGTACGCGGCCGAGATCGCCGCGATGACCGGCAAGATCAACTTTCTCGCCCTGGCCACTCCTATCCTGACATTCGCCGGCCTGTCCATAGCCAAGGACATCCCCGCCTTCCGGCAGCTGGGCTGGCGCATCGTCGTGGTCTCGTTCATGGCGAATGCCGGCACATTCCTGGGCGCGACCCTGATCGCGCAGTTCTGGATGCATGTGCCGGTGACGTGA
- a CDS encoding flagellar protein FlaG: protein MDIRPLNATTPGPQGLESLAASAAPAATQDTTPAQAATAPLEPAVKLDITPTGDKARYIQDPDTSSIVFQVVDSRSGNVVEQLPSETALRNRAYDAARESHAAAGNLSRIA from the coding sequence ATGGATATCCGTCCGCTCAATGCGACGACGCCGGGGCCGCAGGGTCTCGAGTCGCTCGCGGCATCGGCCGCTCCGGCCGCCACCCAGGACACGACGCCGGCCCAGGCCGCCACCGCTCCGCTGGAACCGGCGGTCAAACTCGACATCACCCCCACCGGCGACAAGGCGCGCTACATCCAGGATCCGGACACGAGCTCGATCGTGTTCCAGGTGGTGGATTCGCGGTCCGGCAACGTCGTCGAACAGCTGCCCAGCGAGACGGCCCTGCGCAACCGGGCCTATGACGCCGCCCGCGAATCGCACGCCGCCGCGGGGAACCTGTCCCGGATCGCCTGA
- a CDS encoding LysR family transcriptional regulator, protein MARTRRRTLRQLSVRGTTASLAEALGVSPAALSQQIARLEAELGITLVEGRGRGGIRPHPPAHASSCTPSLHAETVIGVISPNTASASSGRAAVTLHDLRIEICAVDNPDKGYLEIVVGACRPVGCEP, encoded by the coding sequence ATGGCTCGCACGCGCCGGCGCACTCTCCGGCAGCTGTCCGTGCGCGGGACCACGGCTTCGCTGGCCGAAGCGCTGGGCGTCTCGCCGGCGGCTTTGTCCCAGCAGATCGCCCGCCTCGAAGCCGAGCTGGGCATCACCCTGGTCGAAGGGCGCGGCCGAGGGGGCATCCGTCCTCACCCGCCGGCGCACGCCTCGTCCTGCACGCCGAGCCTGCACGCCGAGACGGTAATCGGGGTCATCTCTCCGAACACCGCCTCCGCCTCGTCCGGCAGGGCGGCCGTGACGCTCCACGACCTGCGGATCGAAATCTGCGCGGTGGACAACCCCGACAAAGGTTATTTGGAGATCGTAGTCGGGGCCTGCCGCCCCGTCGGCTGCGAGCCGTAG